In Sciurus carolinensis chromosome 16, mSciCar1.2, whole genome shotgun sequence, the genomic window attaattgggttagtTGTGagattagggtttttttttttttttttttgggtgctaagTTTTTtagtctttatatattctggatattaatcctctgtcagaaaagtagctgACAAAGTTTTGGGGAGAAGACTTTTTAATGAAACTAGATCCATTCAAGAacatgttattttttccatttgttgatATACTGAGTTAGACTTTCTCCATAAATCCTGTACCATGTTTGTTAAATGTATTCTTATTTTATgggtttttcattttggttttggtaACCATCTTTGACAAATGTTTATTTAGCAACTACTTTTACAGGTACAGGTACTGTTTTGTATGGAGAATACTGATGTAAACAAAACAGTCTCCACtcaaccaggtgcagtggtgcacacatgtaattccagtggctcaggaggctgaagcaggaggattttaagttcaaagccaacctcagcaactcagggagtcCCTGAGAAACTCAGGAAGACTctatctctagataaaatacaaaaaagtgctggggatgtggttcaatccccagtaccaaaaaaaagaaagaaaaagaaaagaaaaaaagtctccaCATAAGAGCAGCTTTAATATTGTCTTCAATCCACTTTCCTGCTGCTGTAATAGAAAACCACAAACTgagtaaattataaataatacttatGTGGTTCATGTTTCAGGAGGCTGGCATGTGGTGAGAGCCTTCCTGGTGCCTTATACCATGAAGGATGGGCAAGTGAGCATGCATGAGATGGAGTAAAAGGGTGAGGGCCAAACTTACACTTCATTAGACACCTATTTGGTGATAATCCACTCCTCCTATAGCAACATCAATCCATTCATGAAGGTAGAGCCCTCCTGTCCTAATCATCCCTTAAAGTTTCCACTTCATACCACCATCACAATGGCAATTTGAACTTCAAAATTAGTTTTGCAGGAGACATTCAAACCATAGGacatgtaaagattttttttttcccattttcatccTTAGTTTATTTCTAAGGTAGTGAAACCTCTGATTTTGAGTATCTTGAATCTTAGCACAttacctaatttttaaaactattgttgttttaattaggGTATATAGGTTTTCTAGATATGTTACATTATCAACCAAAAACATagtctcatttcttttcctccagttttttttttttaatttaactaatGCATTTTCTAGAaccttgaaaatgaaataatactagTGTCCTGATCTTGGATGTTGGTCTATTTCACAATTTAAAggtatttcttctctattttatttaatttatattagggatatttttctcatctattgATATCTTTTTCTCGTTGGTTTAATAAAATGCTGATAACAAACCACCTTGCCTCCCTGCAATAAAGTTTACTTGGTCAGGTTTTATTACTCTTTTggtacatttttagtttttttttacaatatttcatttagaaattttCACTTATTCAATGAGTGAGACTGGTGTGTCATTTTTTGTATAATAGTTGATGTCAGGTTTTAATATTACATTTACACtgaattcataaaatgaattatgaATTGTAGAGTTTCCATCCCCACCTAATCCTACCCCCAACATACACATGGTATAGAATTTTGCTAATTCAAAGTATGGTTCTTGAACCAGTAGCAAAGCATCACctaggaacttgttagaaatgcaaaatttcGAGCCCCTACAGAATTAAGATATACACTATTAACAAGATCTCCAGTTGAGTGGTATGCACATTGAGACTGGAGAAGATCTGAGTTTAAAGTTTAAACAtcattggaattattttttttaacatatcatTTAGACCTCAAGATATGAAGCCTTCTAATCAGGGACATTTTCTATAATTAATCTATGCTAATTGGTATATTCAAGGTTTCTACTTCTTAGGccaattttgacatttttttttgctaagtCATCTGTATCCCCTGACCTAAAACTTCATTGCCTTAGCACTGTGCTCTTACTAGTATTTTAATCTCTTTAATCCCTTCCATTAAGTGACAATGAACAGCTCTTTCATTTTACATTCTCCTTATCAAGCTTACAAaagttttatctattttctcggtcttttcaaagaaccagtttttGGAGTCAACATGAACTAATCCTTCAAAACTGGAAGGAAATGGAAGCGGAAATAGAAGGGGATGAGTTCAGCTTTGCTCTCCATTAACATCAACTATGTACACATGCAAATCTGAACTTCAGGGACCAAAAACATTACAAGAATGCAGAATTCAAACCGATCTATGATTTATGAACAGTTTGAATAGGGACTTACCTCCATGTAATTTGCCTTACTGCATACCATTCTAAACACCATTTATTGCCTCACTGGCATATCTTTGCTAAATAATGCAGCAGTATTTGTATCTTGCTTTCCAGTTTGTGCCTTTAATACCCACTATTTCATGTGAGATTTGTATTTCAAAGATCTAAAAGAAAATCCTTTACTAAGAGGAATAGTCCCTGATTTTCATGTACTGAGATCATCTGGGGTCTTCAGAATGCCCTGTCTCTCCAAATAACCACAGGGAAGGCACAGGAGAGTCTAGAGAGAGCTACCAAAGCCCCACTTATGAAGGAAGAGGCCTGAGTTGAAATTTTACCTATGTACAGATGTAGAAAATGGTCATTTTTTCAGATATTGTTCCCCTAGAAAGGACAATTGTGTGAAATGCTCTAGCTTCCACCCCTTCAATTAAACAACCAAGCTTTTGTttgcccttttaaaaatgtatgaaaaacctattatacattttcatttcttacccTTTACAAATATTCTAATCAGATAAGGATTCAAAAGCCCAAATGACGGTAGGCGTTTGCACTCAAATTGACCCAAGTTTAGGATAATAGTGGTAAAATATAAAGTACAGTTTATTGAATTTGGGATTTTCAGCTCACGGAGACCAGTCTTAGGTTGATCATTACAACAGAGTTATTACAAAGATACTGTGGAAGCACTTCACAAAATTAATTCTAATATTGTGCTGCAGACCAGAGATTTCCAAACTATAATAATCTATTTTATAAGCATTCACAGAAGTAAGCACTTATCATCTTTCCTTTGTGTTATATTTAGGTCTCCTTAAAGTATCTGAACTAGAAACCATCTTAACCTCATATTCCTGACAGTACTGTGCTGAGAACATTCTTAACCTCCAGTAAGTAGTGCTGAGTACTGAAAAGGAGAATATAATCCTCAATCCTTCCTACTTCAGGGAACTGATCAATTCACCTGttccaaaatacttttttctctaATTAAAACATTCCCCTCCCTAAATCCtaggatgaaaaaataaatgatgacatGACAAAAGTAATGAAATGTTGCCCACTGCATATATTAGACATAAAACACTAAAGGATGGACCTCCACTGAAATCTTACACAGGCAGAACCTTCATTATGAAGCAAATAACTGAAGTAAAATGTTAACatcttgaattcatttttttttttttccttctggaaacaaaatccaaatttcaatccaaaataaaataacactgtTCCAGCATAAAagttctgaaaaataagaaacacagacattacatgattaaaaaaaaattatacttagtATTTACAAAATAATCCCTAGAAAATGTCCCTTTCAAACAGTTCCACttagaaattcacatttttccatCCAGGACCCAATGAGCATTTGCCAACTATGCAACCCTCTCAGCAAGATGGTGAGGAGACAAACCAGGAAAGTAAGCTCTACAAGTGTAGTATAAGTAACCAAATGAATATATCCTATTTGGGGAAATCTTGTTGGAAAAATGAATGGTACGTAGGGAAGATTTACTATGGAACTTTACCAAAGCAGACTTTTGAAGGACAGAAGTCAATTTGCCTaaaggggaaaggagggggaCACACAGAAATCAATAGACATGAGAAGCACACAGGTAAAAAATAATTCAGTCATTGAAGCAAAGCGTTTACTGATGGGATGCAGCTAAGAACCTCAACAGAGGTTCTGTTGAGTTTTTTTAATATTGCGCCTTGGCATAGCTAATGTATTAATTCCTAAAACTACTATGAGAGGGGATTTTCCAGATGTGGGAATAGAagcagattaaataatttgtcagGACACACATCTAGGGAATGGCAGACCCAACCCCCACTCTTAAATTTCTGTACTATAAGGTAGCTGTGTGGAGGGTAGATTGTAAGGGTCAAGATTAGTCAAAAGAAATAGTTTGGAATCTTATAGTAGACCAGGCAAGAACTGACAATACCTCAATTATAAATGCTGGTAGTATAAGGTGGCAATCAGGCCTGCAGGCTCTGGACTCAAAGATTCTTTGGGTTAAGTTTGGTTCCACGAATATGCCAATCAATTATAGACGAAGAGACTTCCCTGTACCTCACTCTCCAACTATAAAATAGGAATAGCAAAATTTAACTGATAGGATTTTTTGAGAATTAGAAGAGATCATATACATAAAGTACACTTAGTCTAGTGACTAGGAATCAGTGCTTAAAAAGCAAGCCAGTATTAGAATGCTACACACAACAGAAATGATAATGGCCTGTTATATTAAGACCAAAATTAACAGGATTTGGGAATTGATTTAGGCCCAGGGAGAAGAGATACTAGAAACGGAGGCAAAAAAGACTAGCAAGGCTCTTGGCTTGCCAGGTAGGTTACTAGGAAGTCATTCAGTAAGGGGTTAAACATGAATATGAACTTCAGGGAAATGAACAGGTGAGTCATTAACAAATAGGCAATAACAAAATAAACGTGTGTTAAGCAGTGGGCCCAGGATATTGTGGAAAATAAGGACTTTTATTTTGGGTTAACacataaaaagcaataaaatttaaatgacacaaaaatacagaaatgagaCAGTACTGGGGGAGAACAAAGAATGACACTGACATTCAGGTAATTAATGTTCCCACTGTTAAGGAAAATTAGTGTACTAAAAGCACTTTGGTCCTAAGCCATAAATACCAAGACAAAGGCCCTTTATACACTCAGATTAATtcagatttttataaaagtatgttCAGAAAGACTGAAGTAAATATGATTATCTCTAATAATGAAAACCTTTCAGAAAGCCAAATTTCCTATAACATTCTTTTTAAAGCATACTAAAAAAGCTTGGGTCCTAGAATTTTCCCAAGAATTATTCCCAGTAAGCAGTAATGCCTGTTCATGCTCCTGTCAGGATGCCAACAGGTCAGACTTCTATTTTAGGTCATTTTCTACTAGTGTCTAggattttctttctgtaaaataagtgaaaaagctAATGTATGTCTGTTCTATCCACTTAGCAAAGTACTATGAAGTGAGTTCAATCATCCCTGCCACTTGTGGAACAAAGCCTTCCTTTCAAAACTAAATGCTACTGGGATTTAACAGTATCTCATCATGAAACTCAAAATACCACTGAAGACCAAATATAGCAATTCCAGCTCAAGATGCCTATAATGTGACATCTAGGGACTGCAAactttctatttttgtcttccaTTACCATATAGATTCTAACATAGTAGTGTTTTAACATTTCAAATGGAAATATGAGCTATTTCAAGATACCACTTCAGGGTATGAGGTGCAGTATTGAAGTACTGGTTTACTCTAAGAAAGGCATGCTGTTTGACATTTTTAGCAACAATTATTTTAGCAGGTGGACCTGTCTTCAATAACTGAACATTACACATTCTTACTGTCACCACCACACTCCCAATACCAGGAACAATCCTCATTATCTGGAGACCTAGAATACAAAACACTATTTTTATGTGCCCCCACCAATTACCACACtagaaagataatagaaatttTGGTATTTCCTTTTTTGCTACAAACACCTAGCTGCAAAAAGACAGGAACCCTAAATGGACAGCTCCTTTGGACAGAATATCTACTTTGTTATTTCTCAAGTGCACATGTGATTACAAGATAAATCCAACTGATAATTATGGACCCACCTCCAATGCAAGATAAACCTATGGAAAAGAAAACCACTTTTATTCCTTGCACCTGTGTAATTTCAATTTATGCCTGATCATGTGTAAGAGGCAGAAGGAAATAGGATGTTAATCCTGATAGGCGCTCTGTGTGCCCACCCCACTTCCTCAGTCAGGTGCTGAGTGACTATAAATGCAACTGGAATAAACACCTTGAATATAATCACTACAGAAACAAAATCAGCAGTTATTTTTACACAAAGACAGGATCAAGTGTCAGATGACTTGTGATTTTCTGACTCGTGATAGGGTAGACACAAGAGCATTAGAGACATTAACATCAATAATGCCAGATGAAGGAAAAAACAGTACTATCATTTGGTAAGTTTCTCTCAAATAATATCCCATCACTGCctcttaaaattaataattcctATTACTTACTCCCAGGAGGGACAAAAATATTTCTTGGCTTGTCACACAGGCAGGAAACCAGTTAGCCAGACCTGGAGAAAAAACCCTCAGAGCTACTGACACTCAGAACTGTTTCTCATGTATTACATTCAAAATTACCACAAAGATTATACAGCAGGGGAGAAAACAGAAGCACTCTTACTGGGTCCTgtgagaaaagggaaaacatgTCCCAGGTCTTAGAGATGACCAGCCAGTTTTACCTCACCCTCACAATGAGCACTATAGAATCTGTATCCCTGACACAAAGCAGGAAATAAGTATTTACACAAGTAAAAGACAAAGTCAATTATGGATTTCACAAATATCTTGTACAccaatttttaattagaattagCTATCAAAGACATTGCACCTTTCAAGTCTGACTGAGCTTAACAATGTTCAACAGTGGCTTTATTAAGTGAATGCTTGTTGAGTACTCAACATTGAATTCAATTTACTTCACATTCATGTTTGCAAGTACATTATTAacaattcttaaatatttcaaatcaacCAACTTAGAAGTACAGGAGGCTTGCCCTCAATTCTTCTGAGGTGacatgaaaaatgaaagcagCCTAGGACTTAAGTTCAAGTTTCTAACCAACAATCACTATATCATCACTGGTGAACTCATACGAGGGAACTTCCAGGTTGAGAGGTGCAGGCCCCTTCCTGATCCTGCCTGATGCATCATAGTGTGACCCATGGCAAGGGCAGTAATAACCACCAAAATCTCCTGCATTTGCAATGGGTACACAACCAAGATGAGTACAAACACCTATCAGGATAACCCATTCAGGTTTCTTTACTCGATCCAAATCATGCTGTGGGTCCCTCAACTGGGACACTTCAACTGCAGCTTCCTGGTCAATCTCCTTCTTGGTTCTGTGGCGCACAAACAGGGGTTTGCCTCTCCATTTGAAAGCCATGTTCTTGCCTTCAGGAATATCGGATAACTTGATTTCAATTTTCGACATGGCCAATACGTCAGCAGAAGCACTCATGCTGGAGACAAACTGGGAGACAACATTCTTGGCAGCATATGCAACACCCACAGTAGCTGTTGCAGTTACCAAATAGGAGAAACCTTTTCTAGCCTCGCTGCTCTCTTTTGAAGACTTTGTGCTATCTAACACTTCGGTGCGACGATAGTCAGAGAAATCAGGCACTTTGACATCCGTGTGGGAGTAACGAACAGAAGCAGGGACTACAAGGCAAACAGAAAGTTAAAAACAATTAGATAAGTAACCTGAAAGGGGTATACATCAGGAAACAGACCTTAGACTcaaaatttaaattccaaaacCTCACTGGTCTCAGAAATAGTCGAAATGACAGTATTACTatataaaatactagaaatgaaatAGTCTACTACAACCTATTATATTGGTATGAACCACAAGATAATATTTGTAAACTGAATTCCTCCTTGATGGTTGTTGAACATGGCTGATTCAGGATTAATATATCAGTGTATCAagttaaaaaagttaaatagcaCAATGAACAGCAACATTTCAAAGTTCCTAAAAATTCAATTGCTAAAACATACTGCACAACCATGCTAAATACTTCTCAAATTCTCTGGATTAGAAAAGACCCCAAAGCTCATCTAGTCCACCTGATTAAGTTGATGTGTGTTCACCTCACTAAAGCAAATGTCTTCTATTCCGAAGTGCTCTCTGAAAAAAGTggtaaaaattcacaaaataataagTACAAGACAATATACACTTCTGGGTGGGTTCTGCTACTATACCTACAATTACAGAAAATTTAAGGATTTCTACTTTAGACTTGAGGGTATAAACTACTACTATCTTCAAGTAAAACCTCTAATGTGCAGAAAAGGACACTGACATCCTTATAATAGGCAGCTCTTAAAAGAGAATGAAACCTGCAAAAAGAACTAATTATTTCCATTTAGCAACGGAAGAGAACATTTTTCCTATGTCTCCCTCTTCAGTGAAGTTCTATagcttctataaaaataaaagcatgaccCTTTTTCGCCACCGTGGGACTCTTTATTGGGATTCTTCCACTGTAGGCTAACGTGTTTGTGTCAAATGaatgttaaataaacaaataattactgCCTACATAGTACTTTGGGAACAAGtaatttgtttagattttttaagTTATGTCCTCTCTCCCATACTATTTGTAAACATCTGACAAAAAAATGGATTTACTGGTATCACTTTTAATAATGTTTCAGGAAGCAAATCTCTTTGTAAATTATATCTGTTTAAGGGAAACTGCCACAAGGTTTCCTTTTCAGAAAAAGGGGCACTAAAATTTTCTAACTTTTAGAAAATGTGTTGTTTCAAAGAAAGATgtacttaataaaaaattttcattaaaatacaaaatatttcagcTGCTTTTCATGTGATTGTCAAGGTCAAAGGCTTTATAGACAAGacaaatattcattaataatGACAAAACCCATCAAAATCACTCTATATACTTTTTTGACTAACCCATTATTTGAAGGAGACCAGGACACAGATGGTGACAACTTAAGATTCATATCTATGACTTTGTGGAATCTAAGTGACTTACTATCATATACTATTTTACCTAATGCTAACCTGATAGTACAGACTGGCAATTTGGAATCAACCATGAATTGCTTTCCCCTGGCAACACCTGGGACAGAAGAGATGTTTCATACCTAAAAATAAAGGAACCAAGTTCATACCTCTACATTAAAAACAGTATCCACAACTGTTAGCTCTTGAGAGTACACAAGGTAACGTATAAGAACAATAAACAGAATGCCTGTCACTCTCATTCGAAGATTTGGTGGCAAAAGAAATCCAGTTGTCTACTCCTAGCAGGTTACTTTATTGGGTTACATGGTCAAGAACGCTTTAGGAAATTAAATTGCCAGGATGCAACAAAAATCATTCTCTCAATAATTTACAGGAGTTGTATTATGTCTGCCCTTGAGAAGCAAAGATGTTGGATTCCGTTCTAACCTAAAACAAGATCAGATACTTATGGAAATTAtcacctaaaaacaaacaaaaaaactaaggcattttaatgaatattttttaagttttagttttAAGGTGACCTCTGATGTACCTTGGAAGTCTCCAAGAAAGAGATGCTACCCTAGTATTAACTTCCTCCCCAATTCAAAGATCTTCTCCTGATCAATCCCTGCCACAAAGTGACTGTCTTTCTAGAAACCATTTAGACAGGACATTTTAAGGTGAACTTGAGCTACACATTGGAGGCATGATtacagaagagattttttttatctgATGGTTCTACATTTTCTTGCTtggttttggaaaaatatttttagaagaaaccCTTTAGCCATTTGAGAAAGAtgcttttgcttttgaaattttctcttcccttctcattATTTCTCACCTCCAGGTCCCAAAAACAGACTCAGAATGGGTTAGGATACTTCATTCCTGCCCTGGACAGTTTCTCCAAAACCCCTAGTGCTCCTCAACATTCACTCACAAATATTTTGTATCAACAATATACAAAATCTGAGactataggaaagaaaaatgtagacacTCTATGTccttaagttcaaggtcagaggAATAACCAATGAATACAATACAGAATGGGAAGTGTTATATGCAGAAGACATAAAAGTAtaagcaaatataaaattttattgacctGATCCTAAATTATGATTGAAAGGAAGGGTAAGACTTacacataattaaaaaatgagtggGAGGATCATGAGAAATACAGAAGGGGTACACTTAGGAGGCTAAGATAGGGAATCACTTTAACCCACAAGTTAGCTGGGCCTGGGCGCAAacagtgagaaagaaaatagagacagagaaagaaaagaaagaaagaaaagaaagaaaaaaagaaaaagaaagaaagaaaggaaggaaggaagaaaagaaagaaaagtaaaaagaacaggGTGAATAAATGCAGAGTAAGTTTCCCCTTTGGGCACCTTGAATACCAAGTAGCACAAAGATCACTAAACTCAACTGTCAATGGGACTACACAGGTAACACAATGGAACAAGCAAGCCTAGTGATGACTGTGATGAACTGGAGCAGACAACTATGGGAGCAGTCAATACACAGCACCCTAGACTTTACCTGTGTAGAAACTAGAATCCAGCGTTGCCAGCCTGTAATATTTCCAGGAATACCAGGAGTCTTTCCAGTTTTTTAATACTAAGCAGTCGCATTGCCCACATGGAGTCATTTCACAATCTCCAATACAGAGtattagagaaatgaaagacaAGGCACAAAAAGATTAAACTGAGATCTGTTGAAAGAGGATGAAACTACATTCCTGGAAAG contains:
- the LOC124967159 gene encoding cytochrome b-c1 complex subunit Rieske, mitochondrial; this translates as MLSVAARSGPFAPVLSATSRGVAGALRPLAQAAVPATPEPPVLDVKRPFLCRESLSGQAVARPLVACVGLNVPASVRYSHTDVKVPDFSDYRRTEVLDSTKSSKESSEARKGFSYLVTATATVGVAYAAKNVVSQFVSSMSASADVLAMSKIEIKLSDIPEGKNMAFKWRGKPLFVRHRTKKEIDQEAAVEVSQLRDPQHDLDRVKKPEWVILIGVCTHLGCVPIANAGDFGGYYCPCHGSHYDASGRIRKGPAPLNLEVPSYEFTSDDIVIVG